A portion of the Candidatus Nitrosotenuis aquarius genome contains these proteins:
- a CDS encoding glutamate racemase: MRKVVVFDSGLGSLSIVRAIMKTTKVDVIYFADQKNYPYGTKTNAELLKIIKHTIKSLKKKFNPSVIVIGSNTPTLLFPSLFDDKTIMGVLPPIADAQNKTKTNSIAILGSRAIITSKETKKFIQKNLVKKICVIMIDASKLIDLVESGKFLSDKKYCKAIIDQTLTKKILQHSIDVVTLSSTHLPFLLPILKKLFPKIMFLDPSIQVATELVNNKFFSASTKNSLRVFSSGDTKQLEKNLMKLKIKTKVRSLTF; this comes from the coding sequence ATGAGGAAAGTAGTTGTCTTTGATTCTGGCCTAGGATCGTTATCAATTGTTAGAGCAATTATGAAAACAACCAAAGTAGATGTCATCTATTTTGCTGATCAAAAAAACTATCCATATGGAACAAAAACAAATGCCGAACTATTGAAGATAATAAAACACACTATAAAATCACTAAAGAAAAAATTCAATCCAAGTGTAATTGTGATTGGTTCAAACACACCTACATTGTTATTTCCTAGCTTGTTTGATGATAAGACCATCATGGGGGTGTTGCCCCCTATTGCTGATGCACAAAATAAAACAAAAACAAACTCTATTGCAATATTGGGCAGTAGGGCCATAATAACAAGCAAGGAAACAAAAAAATTCATACAAAAAAATCTCGTAAAAAAAATCTGTGTTATTATGATTGATGCAAGCAAGCTTATTGATCTTGTAGAATCAGGCAAATTCCTTTCTGATAAAAAATATTGTAAAGCAATAATTGATCAAACACTTACAAAGAAAATCTTACAACATAGCATCGATGTTGTTACATTATCCAGCACACATCTCCCATTCTTGTTGCCTATCTTGAAAAAATTATTTCCAAAAATAATGTTTCTGGATCCATCTATACAGGTGGCCACTGAGCTTGTAAATAACAAATTTTTTTCTGCATCAACAAAAAACTCACTACGAGTATTTTCATCTGGCGATACGAAACAACTAGAAAAAAATCTTATGAAACTAAAAATTAAAACCAAAGTAAGATCATTGACATTTTAA
- a CDS encoding Snf7 family protein has translation MTGFEKNWARQDTASVADRLRDSVKPQGALKPRIQTAVNKLQLQISKMDSMLNKLHERDAQLFKRIVAAMQQHDTSASRVLSNELAEIRKVTKMLGNARMALEQVQLRLTTIHDLGDAMVAIGPAMSTMKGLKSSLGRFMPEADAELNSMTQTLSGLMMDSLAGDAFNVGSDISSEETEKILQEASAVAEQQIGDRFPSVPSPSGLSSQSSSSTYE, from the coding sequence ATGACCGGCTTCGAGAAAAATTGGGCACGTCAGGACACTGCAAGTGTGGCAGACAGACTTCGAGACTCTGTTAAACCACAGGGTGCATTGAAACCAAGAATTCAAACCGCAGTCAACAAACTGCAATTGCAAATCTCAAAAATGGATTCAATGTTAAACAAATTGCACGAACGTGACGCTCAACTATTCAAACGAATCGTAGCTGCAATGCAACAGCATGACACCAGCGCAAGTCGTGTCTTATCAAACGAACTAGCTGAAATACGCAAAGTCACAAAGATGCTAGGCAATGCAAGAATGGCACTAGAGCAAGTACAGTTGCGCCTGACCACCATCCATGACCTGGGTGATGCTATGGTAGCAATAGGTCCAGCAATGTCGACAATGAAGGGCCTCAAGTCCTCACTAGGACGCTTTATGCCAGAAGCAGATGCAGAGCTAAACTCTATGACACAAACACTCAGCGGTCTGATGATGGACTCACTGGCAGGCGATGCATTCAATGTCGGATCTGACATTTCAAGCGAAGAAACTGAAAAGATCTTGCAGGAAGCATCAGCAGTTGCTGAACAGCAAATTGGCGACAGATTCCCATCTGTTCCTTCACCATCTGGACTTTCGTCCCAATCAAGCTCCTCTACTTACGAGTAG
- a CDS encoding Mut7-C RNAse domain-containing protein: MNRPSFLADAMLGTIAKKLRIFGFDCKYHSTMSDDDLILAAKKENRIIITKDSRLATNAVQHDITTIKLETSTEKEQLVEIARKIGLEEFAIDYSRCSLCNGMLEQIEKHTILKKIPPRIAESVEKFWQCKDCNHIYWVGTHIRNLEKLIAEINGII; this comes from the coding sequence TTGAATCGCCCTAGCTTTTTAGCGGATGCAATGCTTGGAACAATAGCAAAAAAGCTACGAATTTTTGGCTTTGACTGCAAATATCACAGCACAATGTCTGATGATGACCTGATACTTGCTGCAAAAAAGGAAAACCGCATCATAATAACCAAGGATTCCAGGCTTGCGACAAACGCAGTCCAGCATGATATCACAACAATAAAGCTGGAAACCAGTACAGAAAAAGAACAGCTAGTCGAGATTGCCCGCAAAATAGGCTTGGAGGAATTTGCTATTGACTATTCCAGATGTTCATTATGTAATGGTATGCTAGAACAAATAGAAAAACACACAATATTGAAAAAAATTCCTCCAAGAATTGCAGAATCTGTGGAAAAGTTCTGGCAGTGCAAGGACTGTAACCACATCTATTGGGTGGGAACTCATATTAGAAACTTGGAAAAATTAATTGCAGAAATAAATGGCATCATTTAA
- the rqcH gene encoding ribosome rescue protein RqcH has protein sequence MGLAGIELAFLVKDIAEKTRDYYVNNIYSINQNSVLFKLHHPEKPDLFLVVSSIGMWFTGIKIEALEENKLVKRLRDDLLRLKLVKIEQIGVERIAYLTFSGFDKEFVLICEFFGDGNILLCNKDLKVLALLHSIQVRHRELRVGTIYTPPPQKGLNIFEISPENFAELKSITTPIAKWFGRTFGLPTKYAEEILRTANVSPDLAANAVTDQNIADLVSAAKTLIDTIISGNHTPTIVKTEDGLDVYPVSVAIPNSEQEPAPSFMEGLDRIFSKIILEKGKEIKSGSLDKKIADIQSTIDEQSRAISLVKEKAEKISSVAKSLYTFSSHGITNIMDPAASEILKSQNAELVKDRGILFLKIDDEKIQIRADSSFPALASTLFNEAKRQSSAIESIESLRRKNQKEIDKLRSKSQETKKAVFFTEFKKKEWFERYRWFYTSDGLLAIGGRDSSSNSAIIRKQLAKNDKVFHAEIFGSPFFVLKDVPESLPFDSLNEVAQATVCFSRAWREAMYGMSAYWINPDQVKKAAPSGQFLSRGSFVLEGHKNFIKAPNLKLAVGILYHDERYIIMCGPPEPVKKICICYAVIEPGLDEMTECAKRLRVEFIKLQEDIAKQFTIDDFVRALPAGESHITESGNSKVESP, from the coding sequence ATGGGACTAGCTGGAATAGAGCTTGCGTTTTTGGTCAAGGACATTGCTGAGAAAACTCGAGATTACTATGTCAACAACATTTATTCAATAAACCAGAACAGTGTACTGTTCAAGCTGCACCATCCCGAAAAGCCTGACTTGTTCTTGGTGGTCTCGTCAATTGGGATGTGGTTTACTGGAATTAAAATCGAGGCATTAGAGGAAAACAAGCTTGTAAAAAGGCTGCGCGATGATCTCTTGCGGCTAAAGCTGGTTAAAATAGAGCAGATTGGCGTTGAGCGAATCGCATATCTGACGTTTTCCGGATTTGACAAAGAGTTTGTCCTGATTTGCGAGTTTTTTGGTGACGGAAATATTTTGCTTTGCAACAAAGACCTCAAGGTTTTGGCACTACTTCATTCAATACAGGTGCGACACAGGGAGCTCCGTGTAGGTACAATCTATACACCTCCACCGCAAAAAGGCCTCAACATTTTTGAAATCAGTCCAGAGAATTTTGCCGAATTAAAATCAATTACGACGCCGATTGCAAAATGGTTTGGCAGAACATTCGGCCTGCCGACAAAATATGCAGAGGAAATACTGCGCACGGCAAATGTAAGTCCTGATCTTGCTGCAAACGCAGTCACGGATCAAAACATTGCAGATTTGGTGTCAGCTGCAAAAACCCTAATTGATACAATAATTTCCGGCAACCACACGCCTACAATTGTAAAAACAGAAGACGGTCTAGACGTGTATCCAGTTTCCGTTGCAATACCAAATTCTGAGCAAGAGCCGGCCCCAAGCTTCATGGAAGGCCTAGACAGAATATTCTCAAAGATAATACTGGAAAAGGGTAAGGAGATAAAATCCGGCTCGTTGGACAAAAAAATTGCAGACATCCAGTCCACAATAGACGAGCAAAGCAGGGCAATATCGCTGGTAAAGGAAAAGGCAGAAAAGATCTCCAGCGTAGCAAAATCCCTGTACACATTTTCCTCTCATGGTATAACAAACATCATGGATCCCGCGGCATCTGAAATCCTAAAGTCACAAAACGCAGAACTAGTCAAGGACAGGGGAATATTGTTCCTCAAAATAGACGACGAAAAAATCCAGATAAGGGCAGACTCATCATTTCCTGCACTAGCATCCACTTTATTTAACGAGGCAAAGAGGCAGTCTTCTGCAATAGAATCAATTGAGTCACTGAGAAGAAAAAATCAAAAGGAGATTGACAAGCTCAGGTCCAAGTCGCAAGAGACCAAAAAGGCAGTCTTCTTTACGGAATTTAAGAAAAAGGAGTGGTTTGAGAGGTACAGATGGTTTTACACCTCTGACGGCCTGCTGGCAATCGGCGGCAGGGACTCGTCATCAAACTCTGCCATAATACGAAAGCAGCTTGCAAAAAACGACAAGGTCTTTCATGCAGAGATCTTTGGCTCGCCTTTTTTTGTTCTAAAGGATGTTCCAGAGTCGTTGCCGTTTGATTCACTAAACGAAGTAGCTCAGGCGACTGTCTGCTTTAGTCGGGCATGGCGCGAGGCAATGTACGGCATGAGCGCATACTGGATAAATCCGGATCAGGTAAAAAAGGCGGCACCAAGCGGACAGTTCCTCTCCAGAGGATCGTTTGTCTTGGAAGGCCACAAAAATTTCATCAAGGCGCCAAACCTGAAGCTGGCAGTTGGGATATTGTATCACGATGAGCGATACATCATAATGTGCGGCCCCCCAGAGCCTGTCAAAAAAATCTGTATCTGTTATGCAGTAATAGAACCTGGACTAGATGAAATGACAGAATGCGCAAAGAGATTGCGAGTGGAATTCATCAAATTGCAGGAAGACATTGCAAAACAGTTCACCATTGACGATTTTGTGCGGGCGCTTCCTGCAGGCGAGAGCCACATTACGGAATCAGGCAACAGCAAAGTTGAATCGCCCTAG
- a CDS encoding uracil-DNA glycosylase, translated as MKKSRLLELNDKVIKCKKCPRLYHYTREIAKTKVRRFSDKVYWGRPLPSFGDANAEILIVGLAPAAHGGNRTGRMFTGDSSGDWVAKVLYENKLATKPTSQDLNDGFFLINCYITAAVRCAPPDNKPTGEEMQNCSIYLEKEIEYLQSIRVIVCLGKIAFDAVCKILGIKRAKFAHGNVVNAQNCVVVCSYHPSRQNTQTGRLQWDQWNSIFVAAKKLAKNMCN; from the coding sequence ATGAAAAAATCAAGATTACTGGAGTTAAACGACAAAGTAATAAAATGTAAAAAATGCCCGCGACTCTATCACTATACTAGGGAAATTGCCAAAACCAAAGTCAGGCGGTTCTCAGACAAGGTGTACTGGGGTAGGCCGCTACCAAGTTTTGGTGATGCCAATGCCGAGATACTGATTGTTGGCCTAGCGCCTGCCGCGCACGGTGGAAACAGGACAGGTAGAATGTTTACAGGTGACAGCTCAGGTGATTGGGTAGCCAAAGTATTATACGAGAATAAGCTTGCGACAAAGCCGACAAGTCAAGATCTAAATGATGGGTTTTTTCTAATTAATTGCTATATCACAGCAGCAGTTCGGTGTGCGCCTCCAGATAACAAGCCCACTGGAGAAGAAATGCAAAACTGTTCTATCTATCTAGAAAAAGAAATTGAATATTTACAAAGTATTCGTGTGATTGTATGCCTAGGAAAAATTGCATTTGATGCGGTATGCAAGATTTTAGGCATAAAAAGGGCAAAGTTTGCTCATGGGAATGTGGTGAATGCACAAAACTGTGTTGTCGTGTGTAGTTATCATCCAAGTAGGCAGAACACTCAGACAGGTAGGCTACAGTGGGATCAGTGGAATTCTATATTTGTTGCAGCTAAAAAACTAGCAAAAAACATGTGTAATTAA
- a CDS encoding endonuclease III domain-containing protein: MQKILSGMIQTMNAVKPPRMTALRELRESEQGDPFAILIGTILSARTKDENTAKVVKSLFLRYKNAKELAGAKVKDVEKIIHSIGFYHVKARRIIQVAKIIHAQYKGKVPENMDALVGLPGVGRKTANCVLVYAFEQPAIPVDIHVHRISNRLGLVQTKTPEQTEQELMEKIPKKFWLQINDTFVMYGQNICKPVSPMCNVCKIKNLCKYYSMKNGA, from the coding sequence ATGCAAAAGATTCTCTCCGGCATGATTCAAACCATGAATGCAGTCAAGCCCCCAAGAATGACTGCACTGCGGGAGTTGCGCGAATCCGAGCAGGGAGATCCGTTTGCAATATTGATTGGCACCATTTTGTCGGCAAGGACCAAGGATGAAAATACTGCTAAGGTAGTAAAATCACTGTTTTTGCGCTACAAAAACGCAAAGGAATTGGCAGGGGCCAAAGTAAAGGACGTTGAAAAAATAATCCACTCCATTGGGTTTTATCACGTCAAGGCAAGGCGAATCATACAAGTAGCAAAGATAATTCATGCCCAATACAAGGGCAAGGTCCCAGAAAACATGGATGCACTGGTGGGCCTGCCAGGGGTAGGCCGAAAGACAGCAAACTGTGTCTTGGTGTATGCGTTTGAGCAGCCGGCAATACCCGTAGACATTCACGTGCACCGAATCTCAAACAGGTTAGGGCTCGTCCAGACCAAGACGCCAGAGCAGACAGAGCAAGAACTAATGGAGAAAATCCCAAAAAAGTTCTGGCTTCAGATAAACGATACCTTTGTCATGTATGGCCAAAACATTTGCAAGCCAGTTTCCCCAATGTGCAATGTCTGCAAAATAAAAAATCTCTGCAAGTATTATTCTATGAAGAACGGCGCTTAG
- a CDS encoding aconitase X swivel domain-containing protein, which translates to MKVIVAGKAQGKILKTNTPINFLGTVDKKTGIIHDSKHDLFNMPMKDSILVFPNGVGSSVGAYTIYSIKSNHSAPAAMICKKVDLTVASGCALANIPLVIASEQEYDRLQNGSSLTLDTDSGKL; encoded by the coding sequence ATGAAGGTTATCGTTGCAGGAAAGGCACAGGGGAAAATTCTCAAGACAAACACTCCAATTAACTTTCTTGGCACAGTCGACAAAAAAACAGGAATAATTCATGATTCAAAGCATGACTTGTTTAACATGCCAATGAAGGACTCTATTCTTGTTTTTCCAAACGGAGTTGGAAGCAGTGTCGGTGCCTATACAATATATTCAATAAAATCAAACCATTCTGCGCCGGCTGCCATGATCTGCAAAAAAGTCGACCTGACTGTTGCCTCTGGATGTGCTCTTGCAAACATCCCGCTTGTAATTGCAAGCGAGCAGGAATATGACAGACTGCAAAACGGCTCTAGCCTTACACTGGATACTGATTCTGGCAAGCTATAG
- the cbiT gene encoding precorrin-6Y C5,15-methyltransferase (decarboxylating) subunit CbiT yields the protein MWNHKTHGIPDEEFFRTEDVPITKEEVRAIQISKARLSEGDTVYDIGCGSGSITVEAGIQIGKSGKIYAIDIDKNAIELTGKNLDKFGVANVELILSDAKQKIPELPPADAIFIGGTGGDTKDIVTLCNDKLKPGARIVIGVILIETLYAVLDVIYKLGLSDVDIIQVTISKSKKTSTGTMMLARNPVTIISATKT from the coding sequence ATGTGGAACCACAAGACCCACGGAATACCTGACGAGGAATTTTTCAGAACAGAAGATGTCCCAATAACAAAAGAAGAGGTGCGCGCAATACAGATCAGCAAGGCACGGCTGTCAGAGGGGGATACTGTCTATGACATTGGGTGCGGCAGTGGCTCCATAACAGTAGAGGCCGGCATCCAAATAGGGAAGTCCGGCAAAATTTACGCAATAGACATTGACAAAAACGCAATAGAGCTTACCGGAAAAAACCTTGACAAATTTGGAGTTGCAAATGTGGAGCTAATACTATCTGATGCCAAGCAGAAAATCCCAGAATTACCACCAGCTGACGCAATCTTCATCGGGGGAACGGGAGGCGACACCAAGGATATTGTAACATTGTGCAATGATAAACTAAAGCCAGGTGCAAGAATAGTAATCGGAGTAATACTGATTGAAACCCTGTATGCTGTGCTGGATGTAATATACAAGCTGGGATTATCTGATGTTGATATTATTCAAGTCACAATATCCAAAAGCAAAAAGACCAGCACCGGAACAATGATGCTTGCAAGAAATCCGGTGACAATAATTTCTGCAACAAAGACCTAG
- the cobM gene encoding precorrin-4 C(11)-methyltransferase produces MSRVYFVGCGPGDPDLITVKAKKLLQRADIVVYSGSLIPDAILKICKKAKMHDAAGLVREEIFEILKQGAIQKKLTIRLHDGDPAIYGAIREQTDNLQKEGIECVVIPGVTSFLASSAALGLQLTLPGVTQTMIITRAEKRTKVPKEEQISELAKHKSTMIFYLSVHLLSDIVKEAIKGGYPKTTPAAVVYRASWPDQKIITGTLEDITKKVWAQKITRTAIVIIGDVIQPKSYEYSKLYDKTFSHGYRKAKKN; encoded by the coding sequence GTGTCTAGGGTTTACTTTGTTGGGTGCGGCCCAGGCGACCCCGATCTCATAACAGTCAAGGCAAAAAAATTACTGCAAAGGGCAGACATTGTGGTGTATTCTGGTTCTTTGATTCCGGATGCAATACTGAAGATTTGCAAAAAGGCAAAGATGCACGACGCAGCTGGCCTAGTGCGCGAAGAAATATTTGAGATCCTAAAGCAAGGCGCCATCCAAAAAAAACTTACAATACGACTCCACGACGGCGATCCTGCAATTTATGGTGCCATTCGCGAGCAGACAGACAATTTGCAAAAAGAAGGAATAGAGTGTGTTGTGATTCCAGGCGTGACGTCGTTTTTGGCCTCATCTGCCGCTTTGGGATTGCAGCTGACACTGCCGGGTGTTACTCAAACTATGATTATAACACGCGCAGAAAAGCGCACCAAGGTGCCAAAGGAAGAGCAAATATCTGAACTGGCCAAGCACAAGTCCACCATGATTTTCTATCTGAGTGTGCATTTGCTATCTGACATAGTAAAGGAGGCAATCAAGGGGGGTTATCCAAAAACTACGCCTGCGGCCGTTGTGTACAGGGCAAGCTGGCCGGACCAAAAAATCATTACAGGAACACTAGAAGACATAACCAAAAAGGTCTGGGCGCAAAAAATTACGCGAACTGCAATTGTTATAATTGGTGATGTGATACAGCCCAAGTCGTATGAATATTCCAAGCTCTATGATAAGACATTTAGCCATGGATACAGAAAGGCCAAAAAGAACTAG
- a CDS encoding aconitase X, translating to MELTKEEELALKGEYGETLETAYRILVATGQATNAQKLVPIQWAHLSGVNYNTIGDAGEEFLSKLSQDAKVKVMTTVNPMGFDFDSVSKYNLSDEFVQKQKSIADSYKKMGVIPSFSCIPYEIFDLPEKGTQVSFAESNAAIYANSIGNLKTNKESAFSALASALTGKSPYSDLRIDDTPNLTIRMKLENPNELEFGMLGYFAGKTADNAVQLSGISDMDRRKCKALCGGMGTSGRCGKFILGEEKPGAEKVDFDKKEMQKIHDELNTADKGDIITLGSPQLGLQEIADLSSMLKGREFSKRCMVFCPRSVQEQARKLGYTNEIERAGCEILSDCCTCLSPLVDKNEIDSVTTNSIKGAYYLNNSNGVGVNLKPLSQIISDETR from the coding sequence ATGGAGCTAACAAAAGAAGAAGAGCTTGCACTAAAGGGAGAATATGGAGAAACACTAGAGACTGCATATCGAATCTTGGTTGCAACAGGCCAGGCAACAAATGCGCAAAAACTAGTTCCAATCCAGTGGGCGCACCTTTCTGGCGTCAACTATAACACCATAGGCGATGCAGGAGAAGAATTTCTATCAAAACTATCGCAAGACGCCAAGGTAAAAGTGATGACTACAGTAAACCCAATGGGCTTTGACTTTGATTCCGTATCAAAATATAATTTATCAGACGAATTTGTGCAAAAACAAAAAAGCATTGCAGACTCGTACAAGAAAATGGGAGTTATCCCTTCTTTTTCATGCATCCCATACGAAATATTTGATCTGCCGGAAAAGGGAACACAGGTCTCTTTTGCGGAAAGCAATGCGGCAATCTATGCAAATTCGATTGGCAACCTAAAGACAAACAAGGAAAGCGCATTTTCTGCTTTAGCTAGCGCACTGACAGGCAAATCTCCATATTCGGATCTTAGAATTGACGATACACCAAATCTTACAATACGAATGAAGCTAGAAAACCCAAACGAGCTTGAATTTGGAATGCTTGGCTATTTTGCAGGCAAAACAGCTGATAATGCAGTGCAACTATCGGGTATTTCAGACATGGACAGGCGAAAATGCAAGGCATTGTGCGGTGGCATGGGCACATCCGGCAGGTGCGGCAAGTTCATTCTAGGAGAGGAAAAGCCGGGCGCAGAAAAAGTCGACTTTGACAAAAAGGAAATGCAAAAAATCCATGATGAGCTAAACACAGCAGACAAGGGAGATATCATAACTCTGGGTAGCCCGCAGCTAGGACTGCAGGAAATTGCCGATCTTTCCTCAATGCTCAAGGGACGAGAGTTCTCAAAGCGCTGCATGGTTTTTTGCCCAAGGTCAGTCCAAGAGCAGGCAAGAAAGCTAGGATACACAAACGAAATAGAGAGGGCAGGCTGCGAAATTCTCTCTGACTGTTGTACGTGTCTGTCTCCACTTGTAGACAAAAACGAGATAGACTCTGTTACTACAAACAGCATCAAGGGAGCATACTATCTGAATAATTCTAATGGCGTTGGCGTAAACCTCAAGCCACTGTCGCAAATAATATCAGATGAAACAAGATGA
- the cobI gene encoding precorrin-2 C(20)-methyltransferase produces the protein MHDLICVGCGPGDPELLTVKGVKAIQDAEIIACPTAKEDKPSIALSVVESLLDKSKMPEIVNLVFPMVKDKDTLETTWEKNTKILANKVMEGKKVVYLTVGDPYLYSTWIYLHRELQTKYPNIKINVIPGIVSMFTFASKAGISLAEGAETMAVIPSCYDLSRVKETARNCDTMIFLKDGRYFDQVIKLLKEAGFSDNSIFAIGQDLGTPNEIVRKMTLGEVNENTMTTKYFSIMVVKRV, from the coding sequence ATGCATGACTTGATTTGTGTTGGATGCGGGCCTGGCGATCCTGAGCTGCTTACAGTCAAAGGAGTAAAGGCAATTCAAGACGCAGAAATCATTGCGTGTCCCACTGCAAAAGAAGACAAGCCAAGCATTGCGCTTTCGGTAGTAGAATCACTACTAGATAAATCAAAAATGCCAGAAATTGTGAATCTGGTCTTTCCAATGGTAAAGGACAAGGACACACTTGAAACAACCTGGGAGAAAAACACGAAAATTTTAGCCAATAAAGTCATGGAGGGAAAAAAGGTCGTATATCTGACAGTGGGCGACCCGTACCTGTACAGCACCTGGATTTACCTACATCGGGAATTGCAGACAAAATATCCGAACATCAAGATCAATGTCATTCCTGGAATAGTATCGATGTTTACGTTTGCATCAAAGGCCGGAATAAGTCTGGCAGAAGGAGCGGAGACCATGGCGGTAATCCCATCTTGTTATGATCTGTCGCGAGTTAAAGAGACAGCAAGGAACTGTGACACTATGATATTTCTCAAGGATGGCAGATATTTTGATCAGGTAATAAAATTACTCAAGGAGGCTGGCTTTTCAGATAATTCAATATTTGCAATAGGCCAAGACTTGGGAACACCAAATGAAATAGTCCGCAAAATGACGCTAGGCGAGGTAAACGAAAATACCATGACTACAAAATATTTTTCCATAATGGTGGTAAAGCGTGTCTAG
- a CDS encoding Rab5-interacting family protein, producing the protein MKHPKKKSPNPSDPADDKKPEVASPTDSQDELDRRKKLLDKLFWIRIGMAAIGGVIATFLFESIEGEERRWASIGFMIIVFIASAVIGKSMKIGLPSSDRKKLVTTGMGTYVFLYLFMWILSYTLVHLPATGAAPLNPI; encoded by the coding sequence TTGAAGCATCCAAAAAAGAAATCGCCAAATCCTTCGGATCCTGCTGACGATAAAAAACCAGAGGTCGCATCGCCAACAGACAGCCAAGACGAGCTTGACAGGCGCAAAAAACTATTGGACAAATTATTCTGGATACGAATAGGGATGGCTGCAATTGGCGGCGTGATTGCGACATTTCTCTTCGAGTCAATCGAGGGCGAGGAGCGAAGATGGGCCTCAATTGGATTTATGATTATAGTGTTTATTGCATCTGCCGTAATTGGCAAAAGCATGAAGATAGGCCTACCATCCTCTGATAGGAAAAAACTAGTGACTACAGGCATGGGAACGTACGTGTTCTTGTACTTGTTCATGTGGATTTTATCATATACACTGGTACACCTGCCGGCAACCGGCGCTGCCCCGCTAAACCCAATTTAA
- a CDS encoding TIGR00296 family protein, producing MASFNITDQDGQLLVSSARKIVTEFVTTGHRLALGKDIEAKLSFDAGIFVTLNSRNDLRGCIGFPLPRKISEALPEAAIAAATEDPRFPPVQKTELDTITFEVTVLTPPEQIHVDDPATLPDKIKVGRHGLIIKQGYNSGLLLPQVPVEYGWSEKEFLDHTCQKAGLPSKCWMQKQTRVFAFEGIIFKETKPNGIIIREEL from the coding sequence ATGGCATCATTTAACATAACAGACCAGGACGGCCAGCTTCTAGTATCTAGTGCAAGAAAAATTGTAACGGAATTTGTCACTACTGGCCACAGACTAGCTCTGGGCAAAGACATTGAAGCAAAACTGTCCTTTGATGCCGGGATCTTTGTCACACTAAACTCTAGAAATGATCTGCGGGGTTGCATTGGATTTCCCCTGCCAAGAAAGATCTCCGAGGCATTGCCAGAGGCGGCAATTGCAGCTGCAACAGAAGACCCAAGGTTTCCTCCTGTACAAAAAACAGAGCTTGATACCATCACATTTGAGGTGACGGTGCTTACCCCTCCAGAGCAAATACACGTAGATGATCCTGCCACGCTTCCAGACAAGATCAAAGTGGGGCGACACGGCCTGATAATAAAACAAGGATACAATTCTGGGTTGTTATTGCCGCAGGTACCGGTGGAATATGGTTGGTCAGAAAAAGAATTCCTAGATCACACTTGCCAAAAGGCAGGCCTGCCCTCAAAATGCTGGATGCAAAAACAAACCAGAGTATTTGCATTTGAGGGAATAATCTTCAAGGAAACAAAGCCAAATGGAATAATAATTAGAGAAGAGCTATAG